Proteins found in one Triticum aestivum cultivar Chinese Spring chromosome 4D, IWGSC CS RefSeq v2.1, whole genome shotgun sequence genomic segment:
- the LOC123097753 gene encoding RING-H2 finger protein ATL13-like — protein sequence MHAAISYATLSPLQLPLPYLPPPLPPLLPLLSPPPPAAVDAGFQSRISPKILLIVLILAVIFFVSGLLHLLVWLLFRPTPRDPGDAGSSAANATAFHGQLQQLFHLHDAGVDQSFIDALPVFLYGAVVGAGGKDPFDCAVCLCEFADDDRLRLLPKCSHAFHVECIDTWLLSHSTCPLCRCSLLADFSPCGGGCSSLVFVLESGSEGSVSGRVDRPPAAHLSLVMEQEEGCESQTHSDVKEKDEVVVPVKLGKFRSQATEGGAGCSSNPDQDVRRCYSMDQSSLLRVSVKPPAARLSKPTMDKKESFSISKIWMRGGLRRKDSSAAPSGSSSRRASSFRLPSALQRAASDIGAPKRRADVVSPVTESEYNVSAWDKSGSGSVVDWDVESCTAAGGLRSRADEAPSFARRTLLWIRGHQ from the coding sequence ATGCATGCTGCCATCAGCTACGCAACCCTGTCGCCCCTGCAGCTCCCGCTCCCCTACCTGCCACCCCCACTGCCGCCATTACTGCCGCTGCTGTCGCCGCCTCCTCCGGCGGCCGTCGATGCAGGCTTTCAGAGCAGGATCAGCCCCAAGATCCTTCTCATCGTCTTGATCTTGGCCGTGATCTTCTTTGTCTCCGGCCTCCTCCACTTGCTCGTCTGGTTGTTGTTCCGCCCGACGCCGCGTGACCCTGGCGACGCCGGGAGCAGCGCCGCGAACGCGACCGCCTTCCACGGGCAGCTTCAGCAGCTGTTCCATCTCCATGACGCCGGCGTCGACCAGTCTTTCATCGACGCGCTGCCGGTATTCCTCTACGGCGCGGTCGTGGGCGCTGGAGGGAAGGACCCCTTCGACTGTGCGGTCTGCCTGTGTGAGTTCGCCGACGAcgaccgcctccgcctcctccccaagTGCAGCCACGCCTTCCACGTCGAATGCATCGACACGTGGCTTCTATCGCACTCTACGTGCCCGCTCTGCCGCTGCAGCCTCCTGGCCGACTTCTCGCCGTGCGGCGGGGGCTGCAGCTCGCTGGTGTTTGTGCTCGAGTCTGGCTCGGAGGGCTCCGTCTCCGGCCGCGTCGACCGGCCGCCCGCTGCTCACCTCAGCCTGGTCATGGAGCAAGAAGAAGGATGTGAAAGTCAGACGCACTCAGATGTCAAGGAGAAGGACGAGGTAGTCGTCCCCGTGAAGCtcggcaagttcaggagccaggccACGGAAGGAGGCGCGGGATGCAGCTCCAACCCCGACCAAGATGTGAGGCGGTGCTACTCCATGGACCAGAGCTCCCTGCTCCGTGTATCCGTGAAGCCGCCGGCGGCCAGGCTCTCGAAGCCCACGATGGACAAGAAAGAGAGCTTTTCCATCTCCAAGATATGGATGCGGGGTGGGCTGCGGAGGAAGGACAGCAGCGCCGCCCCGTCAGGCTCGTCGTCGCGCCGCGCGTCGTCGTTCCGGCTGCCCTCGGCGCTCCAGCGTGCGGCGAGCGACATCGGCGCGCCGAAGCGGCGGGCGGACGTCGTGAGCCCCGTCACCGAGTCCGAGTACAACGTGTCGGCGTGGGACAAGAGCGGGAGCGGCAGCGTCGTGGACTGGGACGTGGAGTCCTGCACGGCCGCCGGCGGGCTCAGGTCGAGGGCGGACGAGGCGCCTTCGTTCGCGAGGCGGACGCTCCTGTGGATCAGAGGCCACCAGTGA